From Triticum urartu cultivar G1812 chromosome 2, Tu2.1, whole genome shotgun sequence, a single genomic window includes:
- the LOC125537359 gene encoding homeobox protein knotted-1-like 12 isoform X2 — protein MGGTYYGTPLALHQAAAAAGSSQYQFHHHKSSGEEISQAEAEAIKAKIMAHPQYTALLVAYLDCQKVGAPPDVLERLTAMAAKLDAHPPGRLHEARDPELDQFMEAYCNMLAKYREELTRPIEEAMEFLKRVEAQLDSITGGGHGSARLSLADGKCEGAGSSEDEMNASGRENEPPEIDPRAEDKELKYQLLKKYSGYLSSLRQEFSKKKKKGKLPKEARQKLLHWWELHYKWPYPSETEKIALAESTGLDQKQINNWFINQRKRHWKPSEDMPFVMMEGFHPQNAAALYMDGQFMADGMYRLGS, from the exons ATGGGCGGAACGTACTACGGCACGCCGCTCGCGTTGCACCAGGCCGCCGCAGCCGCCGGGTCGTCGCAGTACCAGTTCCACCACCACAAGAGCAGCGGCGAGGAGATCTCGCAAGCGGAGGCTGAGGCCATTAAGGCCAAGATCATGGCGCACCCCCAGTACACCGCCCTCCTCGTCGCCTACCTCGACTGCCAGAAA GTCGGTGCGCCGCCGGACGTGCTGGAGCGGCTGACGGCCATGGCAGCGAAGCTTGACGCCCACCCGCCGGGCCGGCTGCACGAGGCTCGCGACCCAGAGCTCGACCAGTTCATG GAGGCGTATTGCAACATGCTCGCCAAGTACAGGGAGGAGCTCACGCGGCCGATAGAGGAGGCCATGGAGTTCCTCAAGCGAGTGGAGGCGCAGCTCGACTCCATCACCGGCGGTGGCCACGGCTCCGCGCGCCTCTCCCTTGCCG ATGGCAAATGTGAAGGCGCTGGCTCTTCTGAGGATGAAATGAACGCTAGCGGGCGTGAAAATGAGCCGCCAGAGATAGACCCACGCGCTGAGGACAAGGAGCTCAAGTACCAGCTTCTGAAGAAGTACAGTGGCTACCTGAGCAGCCTCCGGCAAGAgttctccaagaagaagaagaaggggaagcTCCCAAAGGAGGCCAGGCAGAAGCTACTTCACTGGTGGGAGCTGCACTACAAGTGGCCTTACCCCTCG GAGACAGAAAAGATCGCGCTTGCGGAATCGACAGGGCTAGACCAGAAACAGATCAACAACTGGTTCATTAACCAGAGGAAACGGCATTGGAAACCGTCTGAGGACATGCCGTTTGTCATGATGGAAGGATTCCACCCACAGAATGCCGCTGCCCTCTACATGGACGGTCAGTTCATGGCTGACGGCATGTACCGCCTTGGTTCGTGA
- the LOC125537359 gene encoding homeobox protein knotted-1-like 12 isoform X1, giving the protein MDQSSFGNLGAGEGGSSSSKASSSFLQLQPLSTTTVASGRGPMGGTYYGTPLALHQAAAAAGSSQYQFHHHKSSGEEISQAEAEAIKAKIMAHPQYTALLVAYLDCQKVGAPPDVLERLTAMAAKLDAHPPGRLHEARDPELDQFMEAYCNMLAKYREELTRPIEEAMEFLKRVEAQLDSITGGGHGSARLSLADGKCEGAGSSEDEMNASGRENEPPEIDPRAEDKELKYQLLKKYSGYLSSLRQEFSKKKKKGKLPKEARQKLLHWWELHYKWPYPSETEKIALAESTGLDQKQINNWFINQRKRHWKPSEDMPFVMMEGFHPQNAAALYMDGQFMADGMYRLGS; this is encoded by the exons ATGGATCAGAGCAGCTTTGGGAATCTCGGAGCTGGAGAAGGGGGCAGCAGCAGCTCCAAGGCTTCTTCATCCTTCCTGCAGCTGCAGCCACTGTCGACAACGACGGTGGCTTCCGGGCGAGGCCCGATGGGCGGAACGTACTACGGCACGCCGCTCGCGTTGCACCAGGCCGCCGCAGCCGCCGGGTCGTCGCAGTACCAGTTCCACCACCACAAGAGCAGCGGCGAGGAGATCTCGCAAGCGGAGGCTGAGGCCATTAAGGCCAAGATCATGGCGCACCCCCAGTACACCGCCCTCCTCGTCGCCTACCTCGACTGCCAGAAA GTCGGTGCGCCGCCGGACGTGCTGGAGCGGCTGACGGCCATGGCAGCGAAGCTTGACGCCCACCCGCCGGGCCGGCTGCACGAGGCTCGCGACCCAGAGCTCGACCAGTTCATG GAGGCGTATTGCAACATGCTCGCCAAGTACAGGGAGGAGCTCACGCGGCCGATAGAGGAGGCCATGGAGTTCCTCAAGCGAGTGGAGGCGCAGCTCGACTCCATCACCGGCGGTGGCCACGGCTCCGCGCGCCTCTCCCTTGCCG ATGGCAAATGTGAAGGCGCTGGCTCTTCTGAGGATGAAATGAACGCTAGCGGGCGTGAAAATGAGCCGCCAGAGATAGACCCACGCGCTGAGGACAAGGAGCTCAAGTACCAGCTTCTGAAGAAGTACAGTGGCTACCTGAGCAGCCTCCGGCAAGAgttctccaagaagaagaagaaggggaagcTCCCAAAGGAGGCCAGGCAGAAGCTACTTCACTGGTGGGAGCTGCACTACAAGTGGCCTTACCCCTCG GAGACAGAAAAGATCGCGCTTGCGGAATCGACAGGGCTAGACCAGAAACAGATCAACAACTGGTTCATTAACCAGAGGAAACGGCATTGGAAACCGTCTGAGGACATGCCGTTTGTCATGATGGAAGGATTCCACCCACAGAATGCCGCTGCCCTCTACATGGACGGTCAGTTCATGGCTGACGGCATGTACCGCCTTGGTTCGTGA